In Papaver somniferum cultivar HN1 chromosome 9, ASM357369v1, whole genome shotgun sequence, the genomic stretch ATTTAGTAAGGAAACATCAATTTAAGACCAAACAGGACAACAGAAACATTTATTGATTACGGAGTTGCAAGATCAAGAGAGGACTGTTATACCTGTTTCAAAGCATCTTGAAAGGCTGCCAGAGGATTACAACTCCTTTCTTTAAAGCACTGGATGGTAAAAAAGATCAACCCTGAGTATCAGCTAATGATAGAAGAAAATACAGAGTGACAACTTCAACAGTATGATTACTTGCATTATCAGATAACCTAAACATGATGAGTTCTATATGTGTATGACACAAGATGAACCATTCATACTCACTTCATCAAACAGGGAAATGTTTCCTTCTGGAGTTAGCCAAGCACTGAAAGAAACAGTTCATAAGTTCAGAGTCCTCCATAAACAGGTTAGGTTAACGTAGAAATGTTTTACCCATAATGatattaaaaatattttaaatttGGTGACAAACGTAGCAAGGGAAATTACTTTTCATGGTTCCCAAAATATTGTACTTGAACATGTCCATTGACACCTTGATCACTTGAAACATCAGCAGTAGTTTTTCCTTCCAtaacctgaagatattaaaggGAAAAAGAAACTAGGTTATATACTTAACGAACCTCTCACACTTTGTCTTTAGAACTCCTCTACTCTCACCATAGCTGATGTAAACTACACAAGGGAGGGAGGATCCAAATTGAAGAGCTGGGATACACAAGCGTATCAGTGGAGGGTATTTCACCTTTCTCATGCAACCCATCAAAATCTTTCCCCCTTGTCAGATAAGAAAATGCAAAATAACTTCCAATACCAAACAATCCGGCGAGCTAGTGCAACTCAACCTACCTTTGCAGGCCACCACATCTCATTAGCAGTTTTAGCCCATACAATGCTTCCTGCAGCCATCCGAACATCATTGCTTTCTACTACCTGCGATATAGATTTATTGGGAGTTGAAGCCAGTTCACCAGCAGTAACACTTTCCTGGAGATCTCTGTTTCTGCAGAAGTTGTTAAGTTAGTCTTGGTTTAGTAAAGTATAGAGACAAATCAGACGTCAACAGATAACCACGAACCCATCATCACAGTTTTCCAGGATCATATCTTGTGCGACCGACTCCGTTTGAGGAATTTGTTCGCTGATTGAACTAGAGGAATTTTTTTCCTCTCCTACGATCTTGATCACACTGCATTGAACAAGAGGGAAACTAGGCATTTCCTTTTTACGCCTACGGAAAACTGCTTGACAAGTTTGTCCCAAGCTAGACGTTGCAACCTGAGATTGACCATTTCCGTACCTTGAGCACTCTGAAGTTGCACCTGTTGTAATTCATAGTAGGAGAATAATGAGCTATAAAGTTCTCTTAActctatctatcatgtcagaaaatgCAACTTACACCACTTTCCTGATATGATTCAAGTCCTAAACAGGTGGAATAATGGGTCTGCAAAACTATTTTTTTGAGAGCATTAATCCTTCAGGAAGCTAAGAGCAAGGTAGTACATTGTTTCTTAATCACCAATTTTATCcttattaatctttaattaagCATATTATTTATGATCTACAAACTGAATTTAACACTACTAGACAGTATCCACTACAATAAGCAATTATCAGTGATTTTAATTCAATTCAATGCCCCTCTTTTCACCCCTAATTGAATTTCGTGAAAACTATGAACAGAAAAAGGAGTAAACTTTCTAGATGAGTTAGATATGAATTAGTCAATgcaatcaaaatttgatgaaacaactcaATTCACATTTAGTCTAAgcacaaaaaaatttaaaaaaaataacaaatttaaAGAAGCCAAATCAAAATAAGAAACTAAATTTAATCAAACCTGGATGACGATGATGCAGCattgaagaggatgaagatgatgaagaatcagCAGCAGAAGAGGATATGAAAAGAGAGAAATCAGTTCTAGGTTTAGAACCACGACGACTTCTTGGTTGTTGACAAAACTTTGATACGTagatttgtttttgttgttgttgtgatttATCTGGCAATCTCTTCTTCTTTCGAATTATCAACATTGAAAGAATGAATTACACAGATTGAAATTGGGGATTcggaaggaggaggaagaagatagAAAGAAAAACCTAATAACAGAAGAAGAGGAGTGAATCGGGCAGGAGGTTTTGTGTTTTGATTCAACCAAATATGATCCATTACTTACCAACTATGAGAATTGTTCGAAGGATGGGCCACGTTTTCTTACTCcgctctttcctttttcttttctttctctctacATACTAACTATTAAAagggttattttatttttggtactcacgttttgtccaacttttgagtttggtctaacatttgtccagcttggtgtttggtacttgaaatTGACGTTGACTGTGATTGACTTTGTTTGacctatttttttcctttttctttttctttttaattaataATTGAGTATTTTACTTATTTGCCTCTTCTACATAAACCAGAATCCACCTTGATCCATCTTCATCTACATTTGAAAATGTAGAATCTTCATATCCAAAACTCGTAACTCAACGGACCACTGCATCAACATTTCTTCAGCAACACCAGAATTTTAGATGTTTCATTCAATATCTCCTAGCACAGCTAACAATCAATCCTTTTTGTAGCGCAATCAACCACAACATCTCGAGTCACACAGAAAACAGCCATCTCAAATACCATCAATTTCTTTTCGGCTTCTCAATTACCAGCACAGACTCCATCAATTAAATAACTCAACAGCACCACCAGAAGCTATCATAACCAACACCACTACAATTTCTTCTCTTATTCTCATCAACCCATCTTCCAACAACCCTTGAAACATCACCACAATATTCTCCGTGTagttttttgaaaattcaaaTCACCACAAACTTGCATCAGAACCCATCCGTCGACTCTAATTTATTCAATATCAGATTCAAATCAAGCCCAAATTGTAACTTAATTTCTTGACTTCGAACCCATCTGCTAAAAATTCAAACCTCCCTTAGCAGAATCTTTTCTTCTGCCTCTATTTACCCAAAATCCTCTAAAGCAAACCCTAATCTCACTGAGATTTCAATTCATTGCACGAGACATGACTTCATCTGAAATTTCAACCTAATATATTCAATTAACTCAAAACCCATCTTTAATCTCATCCCcgagaaccctaatttttaatcTCTGTAAATTCACcctcaagaaccctaatttctatttgGATAAGAACGTATAGATAAATTTTATCATCCTATAGTTTCTTCCTAGGTTTAAAATAAACATACCAATTCAAAATCAAATTATAAAAACCCTACTTATATTCTCTCTGATTTACATTTTCCCCCAATTACCTGAGTTCAATCGATCTCATCACCATCATCAGTTGTTCCTTGTTCATCAACATCAATATCTTCTCTCTCGGTTTAATTAATCTCTTTAAGGATTCCACAGAAAACTCTCAGAAAAATTCAACTTCCTGAATTGGCAGAGAGAAATAAAGAAGAGAAAGGAATTGAAAGGGAAGAAGAGGTAGTCGAGTTCTACTCCTTTTGGTTTAAACTAAAGGGTGTAATAGTAAATTCGGTCAATTATtagattttatattaatttttaatAAATGCTAAACAGAAGTCAAGAGTCAACGTGGGTCAACGTTTTTTTCaaataccaaacaccaagctggacaaatgttagatcaaactcaaaagttggacaaaacctgagtaccaaaaacaaaataacccctaATAAAATTCTCACACTAACGGTATGTCTCAGGGTCTGTTTGGATTGTGTTCGTTTTCTATAGATGGTGTGGAtcagaaaggaaaaagaaattcgCTTCACGAAAAAGAGTTCTTAAATTTAATTTACGATctaatttctgaattttatttttaaaaatcgAAAAATTATtagtggaaattgaattattgtccttGCTTTTGATGGGTCTTCACAAATGTCCTTGAAAAACTTTACAAATATCCTTAATGACATAATTGAAATTTTCTTTCAAAACATAACTTTTATAATTCCACATTTAACCTTTTTTATCTCTCTTCCTTCTTTTTCGCAAATTCGAGAGAGGAAAAAAGAAACCCCACCGGTGCCTCCTTCATTCAAATCTACCATTAGATCCGGCAccactgatcgctgtcgtatgcgtcaaaaataattcactttctcactcaactagatataaatatagtacgtgataagaaagagttcgttcccacagagaggcttttgttgttataaaatttcagtttcttagtaaccaaggggggattttgttttagcaaagcaataaaataatttgaataatcaatataaggagaagatattggtcacgggatagtatcattcacaaacatgtattttcatcaatgactagaattgatattttaatctctcatttattaaaagtcctaggataccttgatcacaagagtatcccgtttatttcccgattttatcacaaacaacattaaaagatgctattgtgaaatctacctagaaagcaacctaaagtgtaaaatcacaattaagtttaactccctaagagcattaagttctatgaaataagactaatcaatgcaaacaaacgtgtaaaatcactaattcgttttaacaaaagttatgattcatatgtgactagtaggatatatcactacaagcactactcacatttatgctacttgtaatcaggaattatcacattttcgtataataaccctaatctagcaatagagatgaagactaatctaattgattccggactcaaccaaactagcattcaaatcataaaacaatataaaccatgaatcataaataataaattattgagacaaaactaattcattgaatcacatagcatgtttgatgaaatcaacttattatcccataaccaataatagttatttagctactcatagcttttgagttcatcaaaatcataatcaataataaatgaaaaagatgaaaaataaacgaaagcaaaccctagtcaccGCTCTCCaatactccaagtagaaaatacgtgatccAAAGGAggtagaaaactttcctttttgtaactcttcttaggtcaagtcttcaaaagcccatcaccaagaagtccaccaagcccatgtgtgtgaagaacCCATGTGAAAATATGCCCCAAAAAAGGTCGTCGGAAAACGGGTACATGTGCCATAAATTGGCCGGAGAAGTCACCGGAaagagctcaggtgaccggcaaagtcaaaccggtcaacggtcaacgagtcaactcggtcaaacCGAGTTGAAATGAGTCAGGTGGTCTAGTCATACCTGAGTCAGAGTCTAACAAGCCTGACTCAGCTGAGTGGTCATGGCCAAAGCCATTTGCACTGCCTGAACTTATgcagcacaatcattgtgcatcaccaacTCATATCCAGCCATGATGGTTGGGCATCCTGCAATTCCTGCAATATTTCAACTTCTTCCCTTGTATTCATTGCATCACCACCATCACTTCACTTCAGCTTGTATTCACATGAAATTCAAATTACCACAATTAGTTCATTTTCTGCTCAACCATACATTCACATTTAACAGCATTTCAACTACACCCTTTCCACCTGAGCTGCAACTTCATCTAAACGATCTAGCCACAACTGCATCTGTAAATGAACACTaagtcctaacattcatctatacatTGCAACATCACCAACTCAACTGCCCCATATCACTGCCATCTTGCAACTTCGACTGCAATCCCACCATCCGCAACTCGCTGCTGCAACAGCTATCTCAGTACCAGAGCATCACCAGCTGCATTCTCTATATCTTCCATTACTCCAGACCAGCACCACCAGTTCATTCATCAATTACAGTACCACTAATGCACCCTGCTCAGTATCATACATTCTCCCATTTCTTTGTCATACCAACATCACTGAATCTGCATTTGTTCATTGCACATGAGCATGACTAACTTCTGCTGCTCCACTTGCCTTCAGTTTCC encodes the following:
- the LOC113307575 gene encoding uncharacterized protein LOC113307575 isoform X3, giving the protein MLIIRKKKRLPDKSQQQQKQIYVSKFCQQPRSRRGSKPRTDFSLFISSSAADSSSSSSSSMLHHRHPGATSECSRYGNGQSQVATSSLGQTCQAVFRRRKKEMPSFPLVQCSVIKIVGEEKNSSSSISEQIPQTESVAQDMILENCDDGNRDLQESVTAGELASTPNKSISQVVESNDVRMAAGSIVWAKTANEMWWPAKVMEGKTTADVSSDQGVNGHVQVQYFGNHENAWLTPEGNISLFDECFKERSCNPLAAFQDALKQLRCCWERDGVRNSSQEQPSVAPLDKCIEPSSSRTEDSLEKRRGKRNENQKFFSRM
- the LOC113307575 gene encoding uncharacterized protein LOC113307575 isoform X2 yields the protein MLIIRKKKRLPDKSQQQQKQIYVSKFCQQPRSRRGSKPRTDFSLFISSSAADSSSSSSSSMLHHRHPGATSECSRYGNGQSQVATSSLGQTCQAVFRRRKKEMPSFPLVQCSVIKIVGEEKNSSSSISEQIPQTESVAQDMILENCDDGDLQESVTAGELASTPNKSISQVVESNDVRMAAGSIVWAKTANEMWWPAKVMEGKTTADVSSDQGVNGHVQVQYFGNHENAWLTPEGNISLFDECFKERSCNPLAAFQDALKQALYCKEQLRCCWERDGVRNSSQEQPSVAPLDKCIEPSSSRTEDSLEKRRGKRNENQKFFSRM
- the LOC113307575 gene encoding uncharacterized protein LOC113307575 isoform X1 — protein: MLIIRKKKRLPDKSQQQQKQIYVSKFCQQPRSRRGSKPRTDFSLFISSSAADSSSSSSSSMLHHRHPGATSECSRYGNGQSQVATSSLGQTCQAVFRRRKKEMPSFPLVQCSVIKIVGEEKNSSSSISEQIPQTESVAQDMILENCDDGNRDLQESVTAGELASTPNKSISQVVESNDVRMAAGSIVWAKTANEMWWPAKVMEGKTTADVSSDQGVNGHVQVQYFGNHENAWLTPEGNISLFDECFKERSCNPLAAFQDALKQALYCKEQLRCCWERDGVRNSSQEQPSVAPLDKCIEPSSSRTEDSLEKRRGKRNENQKFFSRM